A region of the Deltaproteobacteria bacterium genome:
GAGCTCGAACGAGAACGCGGCCGTGCCGCCGTCCGGCATGATCGTGCCGCTGAACCGCACCGTCGTGTCGAGAGGTTCCGTCAAGCCGCTCGCATCGACTCCGTCCGGGAACGACAGCGACACGTCCGCGCCACGCACGGACACGACGCGAGCCGACGGCTTGTCCTTGATCGACTCGCCGAGATTCTTGACCAGCGGGAAGAACAGATAGCCTCCCTGGGTGTTCAGGTCGACGGTCCCCACCGCCCGAAACTCGGCGTTCTCCGCGGCGCTGACCGTGCAGCCGGACAGCGGCACCTGGTTTTGCACAATGACGAGAGTGCGGCCGGCATCCGTGCAGCCGGCGAGCGCGAGACACAAGACCAGTGACCGTGCGAGGTCCAACCGAGGCATGGCGTCCTCCAAACCTTTCAATCGTACAAAAGTCCCGACAACTCGTCGAGTTTCAGGGGTTTCACAACCGGCGCACCGGGCCGTTCGATCGCCACGAACCGGATCGCGTCGCCGCGCCGCTTCTTGTCGACCGCGACGTGAGCGAGCACGTCCGGCCGCAGCCACCGATCGACGTCCACGTCGAGCCCGCGCGCCGACAGCAGCGCGGCGACGCGGCGTTCCAGCGCCGGGTCGCACAGACCGAGCGCTGCCGACACCCGGCACGCGGCGACCAGCCCCAGCGCGACGCACTCGCCGTGCAACAGCGTTCCGTAGCCGGCGGCGACCTCGATCGCGTGGCCGATCGTGTGGCCGAGGTTGAGCACCGCACGCTCGCCGGTGACCTCGCGCTCGTCGCGCGATACCGTCCACGCCTTGAACGTCGCACACCGGCGGATGAGGGTCGCGTCGGTCGGATCGAGCCGCTCGCACAGCGCGAGCATCTCCTCGGAGTCGAGAAGGGCGTACTTGACGAGTTCGCCGACCGCCGCGCGCAGTTCGCGCGCCGGCAACGTCGCGAGCGTGTCCGTGTCCGCGACGACTGCCTTCGGCTGCCAGAACGCGCCGACCAGGTTCTTGCCGGCCGGCAGGTCGACGCCGGTCTTGCCCCCGATCGACGAATCGATCATCGCCAGCAGCGTGGTCGGCACCTGCACCAGGTCGACGCCGCGAAACAGCATCGCCGCGACGAAGCCGGCGATGTCGCCGACCACCCCGCCGCCGAGCGCGATCACCACGGATCCGCGGTCGAGGCCGGCTGCGACCAACCGCTCTGCGATCGACCCCGCGGTCGCAAGCGTCTTGTGCTCCTCGCCAGCCGGGATCACGACCTCGACCGCGCGCACGCCGGCGCGCTCGACGCGAGCCCGAAGTCGATCGAGGTAGTGCGGCGCGACGTGCTCGTCGGTGACGATGGCAGCCGCGGTGTAGCCATCGACGAATTCGCCGATCCGGTGCAGCACACCGGGCGCCACGACGATCGGATAACTCCGACGCCCGAGTGCGACCACGGTAGACGCCGCGCGCGCATCGTCCGGCACGCGATCGAACGCGCCAAGCGCATCGACCGTCGCACGCACGACGTCGGCCACATCCCGCTCTTGCACGTCGACCCCGAAGTGCGCCTGGCGATACACCGGCAGGCGCGCGTCGTACAGCTCGCGGAGCGCGGCGACCGGACGCGCCAACATCGGCCGCGACGCCGGGTCGTCTACGCGCGCGCGCAGCGCGTCGAACGGTGCGTGCAGCGCGACGACCGCACCGGCCGAGCGCATCTGGTCGAGCGCGCCGGGCAGACACGGCGTCCCTCCTCCGGTCGCGATCACGGCGGCGCCTTCCGCGACGACCGCATCGAGCGCAGCGCGCTCTCGCCGCCGAAATCCGGCCTCGCTCTCCGCCGCGAAGATGTCCGCGACGCTCATGCCCGCCTCGCTCTCGATGCGCTCGTCGAGATCCACGAAGGGCAGACCGAGAGCGCGCGCGAGCGCCCGGCCGACGGTGGTCTTGCCGCTGGCCATGAAGCCGATGACGAAGACCTTGCGCATCCCGTTGCGTACCGCACGGCGCTACTCGCACCGCAAGAATGCGCGATTCGTGATCTTCGGCGTGATGAACACCAGCACCTCGGTGCGTTCGTCCGACTCCGACTTGTTGCGGAACAGCCACCCGATCACCGGCAGGTCGGCAAAGAACGGCACCTTCTTGCGGCTCCACGACGTCGACCGGGTGTAGATGCCACCGATGACCGCCGTCTCCCCGTCATTGACGAGGATCGACGTGCGCGCCTCCTTGCGCAAGATCGACGGATCGCCGCGTGCGCCGGTGTTCGCGAAGTCGGCCTCGTTCTTGGTGACCGCCAAATCCATCGCGATGGAACAGTCGCGCTGCGACACGTGCGGCGTCACCGACAAAGACAGGTCGGCCGGCACGAACTGCGTCTGCACACCATTGGCCGAAATCACGGAGATCGGGATCGAGACGCCCTGGCTGATATCCGCTTTCCGGTTGTTGAGCGTCGTGATCTTCGGCGCGGACACGATCCGGATCGACCCCTGGTCCTCGGCCGCTGACAACCGCAGGTTGATGTTGAAGTTGCCTCCGACCGAGCCGAATGAGAACCCGAGGCCGCCACCCGCGCCGCTGCCGATCGCCGCCGGCAGATTGACGGCGAAGTCCGACGGCACCGCCGCCACGCCGGTCGAGTTGGTCTGTGTGTCATCCGCCGCGCCGGCGATCTCGATGTCGCTCGGGAAGATCAGGCCGGTCGCGTTCCCGCGCGCCTGGGTCGCCGCGCCGCGGCCGCCCCACTGCACGCCGAACTCCCGGCTGAAGCTCGACCGCGCCTCGACGATGCGCGCCTCGATCTGGATCTGCGGAGTCTGCGTGTCGAGCCGCGACACCAGGTCGATGATGCGCCGCCGGTGGGCGCTGATGTCGTTGACGATCAGCGAGTTGGTGCGCTTGTCCACCTCGATGCGGCCTTTGGGCGAAAGCAGCGGCGTCAGGCGCCCTTTCATCTCATCGGCGACGGCGTAGTTGAGGGTGAAGATCTCGGGCTCCGGCGCCTCGGCGCGCGCGAGCGCCGCGATTCGCTCCGCCTCGGCCTTGTCCTCGGCGTCGAGCAGTTTGCGCGGAGCGACGCGGATGAGCGTCCCCTCGCGCCGATACCACAAGCCCTTCGATTCCAAAATGACCTCGAGG
Encoded here:
- the aroB gene encoding 3-dehydroquinate synthase; translation: MRKVFVIGFMASGKTTVGRALARALGLPFVDLDERIESEAGMSVADIFAAESEAGFRRRERAALDAVVAEGAAVIATGGGTPCLPGALDQMRSAGAVVALHAPFDALRARVDDPASRPMLARPVAALRELYDARLPVYRQAHFGVDVQERDVADVVRATVDALGAFDRVPDDARAASTVVALGRRSYPIVVAPGVLHRIGEFVDGYTAAAIVTDEHVAPHYLDRLRARVERAGVRAVEVVIPAGEEHKTLATAGSIAERLVAAGLDRGSVVIALGGGVVGDIAGFVAAMLFRGVDLVQVPTTLLAMIDSSIGGKTGVDLPAGKNLVGAFWQPKAVVADTDTLATLPARELRAAVGELVKYALLDSEEMLALCERLDPTDATLIRRCATFKAWTVSRDEREVTGERAVLNLGHTIGHAIEVAAGYGTLLHGECVALGLVAACRVSAALGLCDPALERRVAALLSARGLDVDVDRWLRPDVLAHVAVDKKRRGDAIRFVAIERPGAPVVKPLKLDELSGLLYD